A single Deinococcus betulae DNA region contains:
- a CDS encoding ferritin-like domain-containing protein has product MSSDNSTTPGQSTRRKFLGAAGLMGAGAVLSGCTNVMANTPTKPNLDASIFNFALNLEYLEAAFYLAAVGRLDELTAAGGDASKVTLPAGFTGRGGVAVPGLTGDMLAMAHEIADDELAHVKVIRGVLKGGAVSQPQLDLSASFVAAGKLASNNAITNFNPYANELFFLHGAFIFEDVGVTAYKGAARLLVDDSANGNLENAAGILAVEAYHSGSIRTQLYNRRTQQAAANLTVEQVVQAISNLRDSVDGADDRDQGLTAGNGNPSFIPARSANIVPTDANGIAFSRTPRQVANIVLLDTTGKAATGGFFPNGLSGDFSTILAL; this is encoded by the coding sequence ATGAGTAGCGACAACAGCACCACCCCAGGACAGAGCACCCGCCGCAAGTTTCTTGGTGCAGCAGGATTGATGGGTGCCGGCGCCGTGTTGAGCGGTTGCACCAATGTCATGGCCAACACCCCCACCAAGCCCAATCTGGATGCCAGCATCTTCAACTTCGCACTGAACCTGGAATATCTCGAAGCGGCCTTCTACCTCGCGGCTGTGGGCCGTCTGGACGAACTTACCGCTGCTGGTGGCGACGCCAGTAAAGTGACGCTGCCCGCAGGCTTCACTGGACGCGGTGGCGTGGCGGTTCCTGGTCTGACCGGCGATATGCTGGCCATGGCACACGAGATTGCCGATGACGAGCTGGCACACGTGAAGGTTATTCGTGGGGTTTTGAAGGGCGGCGCAGTGTCGCAGCCCCAACTTGACCTCAGTGCTTCCTTCGTGGCAGCCGGTAAACTGGCATCGAACAACGCGATTACCAATTTCAACCCGTACGCCAATGAGCTGTTTTTCCTACACGGCGCCTTCATTTTCGAAGACGTAGGTGTCACGGCATACAAAGGCGCCGCGCGTCTGCTGGTGGACGACTCAGCCAACGGGAACCTAGAGAACGCGGCCGGCATTCTGGCTGTTGAGGCGTACCACTCTGGTTCCATCCGCACCCAGCTCTACAACCGCCGTACCCAACAGGCTGCTGCAAACCTGACGGTCGAACAGGTGGTGCAGGCCATCAGCAACCTGCGTGACTCCGTAGACGGCGCTGATGACCGTGATCAGGGCCTCACCGCCGGAAACGGCAACCCCAGCTTCATTCCTGCTCGCAGCGCCAACATCGTCCCCACAGACGCCAATGGCATCGCCTTTAGCCGTACGCCCCGTCAGGTTGCCAACATCGTGCTGCTCGACACCACTGGCAAGGCAGCCACCGGCGGCTTCTTCCCCAACGGCCTCAGCGGCGACTTCAGCACCATCCTCGCCCTGTAA
- a CDS encoding twin-arginine translocase TatA/TatE family subunit, with protein MPNIGPAELIVILLVALVVFGPRKLPELGKSLGHGLREFRRSTQGLKDDLNFTAAPVAAPAAPAPVAATALAASSVAAADERSV; from the coding sequence ATGCCGAATATTGGCCCCGCTGAACTGATTGTGATTTTGCTGGTCGCCCTGGTGGTCTTTGGACCGCGCAAACTGCCCGAACTGGGCAAAAGCCTGGGCCATGGTCTGCGCGAATTTCGCCGCAGCACCCAGGGCCTCAAAGATGACCTGAACTTCACAGCGGCACCAGTCGCTGCGCCTGCCGCTCCTGCACCTGTGGCGGCGACTGCCCTGGCCGCGTCGTCAGTGGCTGCTGCCGACGAGCGCTCTGTTTAA
- a CDS encoding DEAD/DEAH box helicase has translation MNFDQLIAPELAARLHERGITEASPIQEASLPHTLEGRDLIGRARTGTGKTLAFALPIIQKLEPSRERARLPRAIVVAPTRELAKQVADEFSKSGVGLTTVTVYGGASYGPQENALRRGVDVVVGTPGRLIDHLERGNLDLSEVQFAVLDEADEMLSVGFADAIETILQKTPEARQTLLFSATLNGDINRLSRKYLNDPLVVDMVGEGKSQAAQTVEHLKVKVGRSRTRVLADLLTVYNPEKAIVFTRTKREADELANELIHRGIESEALHGDLAQSQRERALGAFRSGRVGVLVATDVAARGLDIPEVDLVVQYHLPQDPESYVHRSGRTGRAGRTGTAIIMHGDRENREVAGLERITGVRFIERPLPTPKEVAAASARSSADMVRKVDASAAAGFQAEAERLFSELGLEALTRALAKISGVTEPVKAASLLSGEEGLTTILLNAERMSVARAVAMLARTADVDTRRLGKVRQWRGGAVADVPSEYVEKLLSASPLDGEVTVEIAQELPELFEQPTRERRDGGYSGGRGYRDEGGYGNRGGSQGGGRGGYGNRSGGGYQGGGRGGQGQSQGGQGRWSRDRDDRGSRPREDFADREFVPSGR, from the coding sequence ATGAACTTTGATCAACTGATTGCGCCCGAACTCGCGGCGCGTCTCCATGAGCGCGGCATCACCGAAGCCAGCCCCATTCAGGAAGCCAGCCTTCCCCACACCCTGGAAGGCCGCGACCTGATTGGCCGCGCCCGCACCGGCACCGGCAAGACCCTGGCGTTTGCCCTGCCCATCATCCAGAAGCTGGAGCCCAGCCGCGAGCGCGCCCGCCTGCCCCGCGCCATCGTGGTGGCCCCCACCCGCGAACTGGCCAAGCAGGTGGCCGACGAGTTTTCCAAGAGCGGCGTCGGCCTGACCACCGTCACCGTGTACGGCGGCGCCAGCTACGGCCCTCAGGAAAACGCCCTGCGCCGTGGCGTGGACGTTGTGGTCGGCACCCCGGGCCGCCTGATTGATCACCTGGAGCGCGGCAACCTGGACCTGAGCGAGGTGCAGTTTGCGGTGCTGGACGAGGCCGACGAGATGCTGTCGGTGGGCTTTGCCGACGCCATCGAGACCATCCTGCAAAAGACCCCTGAAGCCCGTCAGACGCTGCTGTTCAGTGCCACGCTGAACGGTGACATCAACCGCCTGTCCCGCAAATACCTGAATGACCCCCTGGTCGTGGACATGGTGGGCGAAGGCAAGAGCCAGGCCGCGCAGACGGTTGAGCACCTGAAGGTCAAGGTGGGCCGCAGCCGCACCCGCGTGCTGGCCGACCTGCTGACCGTGTACAACCCCGAAAAGGCCATCGTGTTTACCCGCACCAAGCGAGAGGCCGATGAACTGGCCAACGAGCTGATTCACCGCGGCATCGAGAGCGAGGCGCTGCACGGCGACCTGGCCCAGAGCCAGCGCGAGCGTGCCCTGGGGGCCTTCCGCAGCGGGCGCGTGGGCGTGCTGGTGGCTACCGACGTGGCAGCGCGCGGCCTGGACATCCCTGAAGTGGACCTGGTGGTGCAATACCACCTGCCCCAGGACCCCGAGAGCTACGTTCACCGCTCGGGGCGCACGGGCCGCGCCGGGCGCACCGGCACCGCCATCATCATGCATGGTGACCGCGAGAACCGCGAGGTGGCGGGCCTGGAACGCATCACGGGCGTGCGCTTTATCGAGCGGCCCCTGCCCACCCCCAAGGAAGTGGCGGCTGCCAGCGCCCGTTCCAGCGCCGATATGGTGCGCAAGGTGGACGCCAGCGCCGCCGCCGGTTTCCAGGCCGAGGCCGAGCGTCTGTTCAGCGAACTGGGCCTGGAAGCCCTGACCCGCGCACTGGCCAAAATCAGCGGTGTGACTGAGCCCGTCAAGGCTGCCAGCCTGCTGAGCGGTGAAGAGGGCCTGACCACCATCCTGCTGAACGCCGAGCGCATGAGCGTGGCGCGCGCTGTAGCTATGCTCGCCCGCACCGCTGACGTGGATACCCGCCGCCTGGGCAAGGTGCGCCAGTGGCGTGGCGGCGCCGTGGCCGACGTGCCCAGCGAGTACGTGGAAAAACTCCTCTCGGCCAGCCCACTGGACGGCGAAGTGACCGTGGAAATCGCCCAGGAACTGCCCGAGCTGTTTGAGCAGCCTACCCGTGAGCGCCGCGACGGCGGCTACAGCGGTGGCCGTGGCTACCGCGACGAAGGTGGCTACGGCAACCGTGGCGGCTCTCAGGGCGGTGGCCGTGGGGGCTACGGCAACCGCAGTGGCGGTGGCTACCAGGGCGGTGGCCGTGGTGGTCAGGGCCAGAGTCAGGGTGGCCAGGGCCGCTGGAGCCGTGACCGTGATGACCGGGGCAGCCGACCCCGCGAAGACTTCGCTGACCGCGAGTTCGTGCCCTCTGGCCGCTAA
- a CDS encoding antibiotic biosynthesis monooxygenase family protein, producing MDDAVPGRGPVLEVALLDIRPGLTTEFEAAFAEAQTIISSMPGYLRHTLQRCLEADHHYVLLVWWESLEAHTVGFRGSPDYQRWRTLLHHFYDPFPTVEHFVDVAL from the coding sequence ATGGACGACGCTGTCCCTGGTCGCGGACCCGTGCTGGAGGTGGCTCTGCTGGATATTAGGCCAGGCCTCACCACCGAATTTGAAGCGGCGTTTGCCGAGGCGCAGACGATCATCTCGTCTATGCCGGGCTACCTTCGGCACACCTTACAGCGGTGCCTGGAGGCAGACCACCATTACGTCTTGCTGGTGTGGTGGGAGAGCTTAGAGGCCCATACGGTTGGCTTTCGGGGCAGTCCTGACTATCAGCGGTGGCGGACACTCCTGCACCATTTCTACGATCCCTTCCCGACAGTCGAGCATTTCGTGGATGTTGCTCTGTGA
- a CDS encoding metallophosphoesterase family protein, whose translation MRLAVLSDVHGNAFALEAVLADIHAEAPDATYNLGDTVWGFSDPARAWALQQEHAPPSVRGNTDERVAGMRAGKDETRAWLCPQLPAELGETLAALPIFLDVANGEVRLAHGSPRSPWKALMLTEDGAHTRPAHFAEVRERLAGFTYEARGRLCIVGHTHREMLTVVDGVTVVNAGPVSRQKDGLPLARWVLLTRRAGGWMPEFRRVAYDAQAAAAWARAHGPAGAGDHEAQWLTTGREP comes from the coding sequence GTGCGACTGGCTGTTCTGAGCGACGTACACGGCAACGCCTTTGCCCTGGAGGCGGTGCTGGCCGACATTCACGCCGAGGCGCCGGACGCCACCTATAACCTGGGCGATACCGTGTGGGGGTTTTCCGACCCAGCCCGCGCCTGGGCTCTGCAACAGGAGCACGCCCCGCCCAGCGTACGCGGTAACACCGATGAGCGCGTGGCTGGAATGAGAGCCGGAAAGGACGAGACCCGTGCCTGGCTCTGCCCACAGTTGCCTGCTGAGTTAGGAGAGACCCTGGCCGCCTTGCCCATCTTTCTGGACGTGGCGAACGGCGAGGTCCGGCTGGCCCACGGCAGTCCCCGCAGTCCCTGGAAAGCCCTGATGCTGACGGAGGACGGCGCCCACACCCGCCCAGCTCACTTCGCCGAAGTGCGGGAGCGGCTGGCCGGATTCACCTACGAGGCACGCGGACGCCTGTGCATTGTGGGCCACACCCACCGCGAAATGCTGACGGTGGTCGACGGGGTCACGGTGGTTAATGCCGGTCCCGTCTCGCGCCAGAAAGATGGGCTGCCACTGGCCCGCTGGGTGCTGCTGACTCGCCGGGCCGGTGGATGGATGCCTGAGTTTCGCCGCGTGGCTTACGACGCCCAGGCCGCCGCAGCCTGGGCCAGGGCGCACGGTCCGGCCGGAGCCGGTGACCATGAAGCGCAGTGGCTGACCACCGGACGCGAACCATAA
- a CDS encoding RluA family pseudouridine synthase, which translates to MIGLAAPLQFTAGPGRLDVILATLSGSSRSQVAGWIAGGFVQVEGQVATRSSLKLRGGEVLHVQIPPVPDATVAPEQVPLDVLFEDDHLIAVNKPPGMVTHPAPGLNTGTLVNALLGRMKLPEQIGFDGPDGYRPGIVHRLDRDTSGVIVVAKTVGAHARLANAFKARETVKVYLAIAAGSWRADQPVTIDAPIGRHPVQRQRMTVGGAQPREAQTLFTPLATISTGYGRTVTLVRAQPRTGRTHQIRVHLAHLGSPLLGDPVYGRSSTLIARHALHAQYLTLSHPLTGHPLLLNAPAPEDLLNAWLSLGGHWPAQAETPPPS; encoded by the coding sequence GTGATTGGTCTTGCCGCTCCACTTCAGTTCACAGCAGGACCGGGGCGGCTGGACGTTATTTTGGCAACGCTGAGTGGATCAAGCCGCTCACAGGTGGCCGGCTGGATTGCTGGCGGCTTTGTTCAGGTTGAAGGCCAGGTGGCGACACGGTCCAGCCTGAAGCTGCGCGGTGGAGAAGTTTTACATGTGCAGATCCCACCTGTACCCGACGCCACTGTGGCGCCAGAACAGGTTCCACTCGACGTCTTGTTTGAGGATGATCACCTCATTGCGGTCAATAAGCCGCCTGGTATGGTGACGCACCCGGCACCTGGCCTCAATACCGGAACCCTGGTGAATGCCCTTCTGGGGCGTATGAAATTGCCAGAGCAGATTGGTTTTGACGGCCCAGATGGCTACCGGCCCGGCATCGTTCACCGACTGGACCGGGATACCAGCGGCGTGATCGTGGTGGCTAAGACAGTAGGGGCTCATGCACGCCTCGCCAATGCCTTCAAAGCGCGTGAAACGGTGAAGGTCTATCTGGCCATCGCTGCAGGCAGTTGGCGAGCAGATCAGCCTGTGACGATCGACGCCCCGATTGGCCGCCACCCGGTCCAGCGTCAGCGCATGACAGTAGGTGGTGCTCAGCCACGTGAGGCGCAAACACTCTTCACGCCACTGGCCACGATTTCAACTGGATATGGGCGCACGGTGACCCTGGTGCGCGCGCAACCACGCACCGGACGTACCCACCAGATTCGCGTCCATCTGGCGCACCTGGGCAGCCCTCTGCTGGGCGATCCGGTGTACGGACGCAGCAGCACCCTTATAGCCCGTCACGCTTTGCATGCTCAGTACTTGACCCTGTCTCATCCTCTAACCGGTCATCCTCTGCTCCTCAATGCACCTGCCCCAGAAGATCTGCTGAACGCCTGGCTCTCCCTTGGAGGTCATTGGCCTGCACAGGCGGAGACACCTCCACCGTCCTGA
- a CDS encoding arsenate reductase/protein-tyrosine-phosphatase family protein produces MTRPLRVVFICTQNKLRSLTAEVLFRDTAGWEVASAGTNRDALTPLTRDVLEWADAAVCMQKRHRDVVRGQFRGALPDDRIVMMGIPDDYEFMASELVALLLDRVPARLAALSPRPD; encoded by the coding sequence GTGACGCGGCCTCTGCGCGTGGTGTTTATCTGCACCCAGAACAAGCTGAGAAGCCTCACCGCTGAGGTCCTATTTCGTGACACAGCGGGCTGGGAAGTGGCGTCGGCCGGAACCAACCGGGACGCGCTGACGCCGCTGACTCGTGATGTGTTGGAATGGGCCGACGCCGCTGTGTGCATGCAGAAACGCCACCGGGATGTTGTGCGCGGGCAGTTCCGGGGCGCGCTGCCCGATGACCGCATCGTGATGATGGGGATTCCCGATGATTACGAGTTCATGGCTTCAGAGCTGGTGGCCCTGTTGCTGGACCGGGTGCCTGCTCGCCTGGCCGCACTCTCCCCGCGACCAGACTAA